A region from the Enterobacter roggenkampii genome encodes:
- the fliL gene encoding flagellar basal body-associated protein FliL: protein MTDSAITKKSKRSIWIPLLVLITLAACATAGYSYWRMQQEPSTAAAKAEPAPPPAPVFFPLDTFTVNLGDADRVLYVGITLRLKDEATRARLNDYLPEVRSRLLLLFSRQDASALATDVGKQKLVDAIKQTLATPLVNGQPKQEVTDVLYTAFILR from the coding sequence ATGACTGACTCCGCTATCACCAAAAAAAGTAAGCGTTCCATCTGGATCCCGCTGCTGGTGTTGATCACGCTCGCCGCCTGCGCTACCGCGGGCTATAGTTACTGGCGTATGCAGCAGGAACCTTCGACCGCTGCGGCCAAAGCCGAACCTGCACCACCGCCGGCGCCGGTATTTTTCCCTCTGGACACCTTCACCGTGAACCTCGGTGACGCGGATCGTGTGCTGTATGTCGGTATTACGCTGCGCCTGAAGGATGAAGCCACGCGCGCGCGTCTGAATGATTATCTTCCGGAGGTGCGTAGCCGCCTTCTGCTGCTGTTCTCTCGTCAGGACGCTTCGGCGCTGGCCACCGATGTGGGTAAGCAAAAGCTGGTCGACGCCATTAAACAAACGCTGGCGACTCCGCTGGTAAACGGCCAACCTAAGCAGGAAGTCACTGACGTTCTGTATACAGCCTTCATTCTGCGGTAA
- the fliP gene encoding flagellar type III secretion system pore protein FliP (The bacterial flagellar biogenesis protein FliP forms a type III secretion system (T3SS)-type pore required for flagellar assembly.) has translation MRRLLSLTLAGVGLFAPAVYAQLPGLVSTPLAGGGQSWSLPVQTLVFITSLTFIPAILLMMTSFTRIIIVFGLLRNALGTPSAPPNQVLLGLALFLTFFIMSPVIDKIYTDAYQPFSEDKISMQEALDKGAQPLREFMLRQTREADLALFARLSNTGELQGPEAVPMRILLPAYVTSELKTAFQIGFTIFIPFLIIDLVIASVLMALGMMMVPPATIALPFKIMLFVLVDGWQLLVSSLAQSFYS, from the coding sequence ATGCGCCGTTTGTTATCCCTGACGCTTGCGGGCGTTGGCCTGTTTGCTCCCGCGGTCTATGCGCAACTGCCCGGTCTGGTTTCTACCCCGCTCGCGGGCGGCGGCCAAAGCTGGTCGCTTCCGGTTCAGACGCTGGTGTTCATCACCTCGCTGACGTTTATTCCGGCCATCCTGCTGATGATGACCAGCTTCACCCGCATCATCATCGTTTTTGGTCTGCTGCGAAACGCGCTCGGCACCCCTTCCGCTCCGCCAAACCAGGTTCTGCTCGGGCTGGCGCTGTTTTTGACCTTTTTCATTATGTCGCCGGTGATCGATAAGATTTACACCGACGCCTACCAGCCGTTCAGCGAAGATAAAATCTCCATGCAGGAAGCGCTGGATAAAGGCGCGCAGCCGCTGCGGGAATTTATGCTGCGTCAGACGCGTGAAGCCGACCTGGCCCTCTTTGCCCGCCTGTCCAACACCGGCGAGCTGCAGGGACCGGAAGCGGTGCCCATGCGTATTCTGCTGCCCGCGTATGTGACCAGCGAGCTGAAAACCGCATTCCAGATTGGCTTTACCATCTTTATTCCGTTCCTGATTATCGACCTGGTGATCGCCAGCGTCCTGATGGCGCTCGGGATGATGATGGTGCCGCCCGCGACCATCGCCCTGCCCTTTAAGATCATGCTCTTTGTGCTGGTCGACGGCTGGCAACTGCTGGTCAGCTCGCTGGCGCAGAGTTTCTACAGTTAA
- the yodD gene encoding YodD family peroxide/acid resistance protein translates to MKTDKEYSDTIKREVEVDVDALLAAINEISESEVRRTDDNSDRVIVNGRDYHTYRELAEAFELDIHDFSVSEANR, encoded by the coding sequence ATGAAGACCGATAAAGAGTACAGCGATACCATCAAGCGCGAAGTCGAGGTGGATGTCGATGCCCTGCTGGCCGCCATCAATGAGATCAGCGAGTCAGAAGTCCGCCGCACGGACGACAATTCGGACCGCGTCATTGTCAACGGAAGGGATTATCACACCTATCGCGAGCTGGCCGAGGCCTTCGAGCTCGATATTCACGACTTTAGCGTGTCGGAAGCCAATCGTTAG
- the fliK gene encoding flagellar hook length control protein FliK — translation MITLQQLLMSDSDLSGGTQTGKGTDGAQDFLALLAGALSDATGKGNDAPLTLADLKAAGSKLSHVAQDAKGDTTLQAKIADLLSRQTALNGDETSPVTSLDTLVSGLEPLSKGDALKTLNAVNSKDDGKSELSEEELAGLSALMAMLPHQQSSTSRAAGSDGVSATATLSSAALTQNGAGQPSLNALPGSHDKPQSAAPYQSQAKNSDPALSGNAPATPAVAATAEKQELASSSSSASPTATLAPIMSSHATSQTAATVATAPVLSQPLGTHEWQQSLSQHITLFTKQGQQTAELRLHPEDLGQVQISLKLDDNQAQLQMVSAHSHVRAALEAALPVLRTSLAENGIQLAQSSVSSESFAGQQQSSSQQQHQASRSGNTGGFNDESDELLPVPAALQSAARGNSAVDIFA, via the coding sequence ATGATCACACTGCAACAACTGCTGATGAGCGACAGCGACCTGTCAGGCGGTACGCAGACAGGAAAAGGCACCGACGGTGCACAGGACTTTCTCGCGCTGCTTGCGGGCGCCCTGTCGGACGCGACGGGCAAGGGCAACGATGCGCCCCTGACGCTGGCTGACCTGAAAGCCGCCGGCAGCAAGCTGTCCCACGTTGCTCAGGACGCCAAAGGGGATACCACCCTGCAGGCCAAAATTGCCGACCTGCTCTCGCGTCAAACTGCGCTGAATGGCGATGAAACGTCGCCCGTCACGTCGCTTGATACGCTGGTATCCGGGCTGGAGCCGCTGTCAAAGGGTGATGCCCTGAAAACGCTTAATGCGGTCAACAGCAAAGATGACGGCAAAAGCGAGCTGAGCGAAGAGGAGCTGGCCGGGTTAAGCGCGCTGATGGCCATGCTGCCGCACCAGCAGTCCAGCACCTCACGAGCGGCAGGCAGTGACGGTGTGTCCGCCACCGCAACGCTGAGTTCAGCGGCGCTGACGCAAAACGGCGCGGGCCAGCCGTCCCTGAACGCGCTTCCGGGAAGCCATGATAAACCCCAGAGTGCTGCGCCTTATCAGAGCCAGGCGAAAAACAGCGACCCGGCCCTGTCGGGTAACGCGCCGGCCACGCCGGCCGTGGCCGCAACGGCAGAGAAGCAGGAGCTTGCCAGTTCCTCCTCCTCAGCCTCACCGACGGCGACCCTGGCACCGATTATGTCCAGCCATGCGACCAGTCAGACGGCCGCCACCGTCGCCACCGCGCCGGTGTTAAGCCAGCCTCTGGGTACGCATGAATGGCAGCAGTCCCTGAGCCAGCACATCACCCTGTTCACTAAACAGGGCCAGCAGACAGCCGAGCTGCGTCTGCACCCGGAAGATCTGGGTCAGGTGCAAATTTCGCTTAAGCTGGATGATAACCAGGCGCAGCTGCAGATGGTTTCTGCGCACAGCCATGTCCGTGCGGCGCTGGAAGCCGCGCTGCCGGTCCTGCGAACCTCACTGGCGGAGAACGGCATTCAGCTTGCGCAAAGCAGCGTCAGCAGCGAGAGCTTTGCCGGGCAGCAGCAGTCCTCATCCCAGCAGCAGCACCAGGCTTCGCGTTCTGGCAACACCGGCGGCTTTAATGACGAGAGCGATGAGTTACTGCCTGTCCCTGCCGCTCTGCAATCCGCCGCGCGCGGTAACAGTGCCGTAGACATCTTCGCCTAA
- the fliN gene encoding flagellar motor switch protein FliN produces the protein MSDMNNPSDENSGALDDLWADALNEQKATPAKSAADAVFQQLGGGDVSGTLQDIDLIMDIPVKLTVELGRTRMTIKELLRLTQGSVVALDGLAGEPLDILINGYLIAQGEVVVVADKYGVRITDIITPSERMRRLSR, from the coding sequence ATGAGTGACATGAACAATCCGTCCGATGAAAACAGCGGAGCACTGGACGATCTGTGGGCTGACGCGTTAAACGAGCAAAAAGCGACCCCGGCCAAAAGCGCAGCGGATGCCGTATTCCAGCAGCTCGGCGGCGGTGATGTCAGCGGCACGCTGCAGGATATCGACCTGATTATGGATATCCCGGTTAAGCTGACCGTTGAGCTGGGACGCACCCGCATGACCATTAAAGAGCTACTGCGCCTGACGCAGGGCTCTGTAGTAGCCCTAGACGGTCTGGCCGGCGAGCCGCTGGATATCCTGATCAACGGCTATCTGATTGCTCAGGGTGAAGTGGTGGTGGTGGCCGATAAATACGGCGTACGCATCACCGACATCATTACCCCGTCTGAACGTATGCGTCGTCTGAGCCGTTAA
- a CDS encoding mannosyl-3-phosphoglycerate phosphatase-related protein, protein MPSLRDTFLIFSDLDGSLLDIHTYDWQPAMPWLDRLQDNQIPIILCSSKTAAEMLDIQQDLGLEGLPFIAENGAVIQPDVRWDNIQRQIRGMTHRDIRPRIEQIRLQTGFKFTTFDDVDEHVISEWTGLTRYRSMLARKHEASVTLIWRDTDENLLQFEEELAHSGLQCLQGARFWHILDARCGKDVAVNWLIERYREQEDIEPTTLGLGDGPNDAPLLDSMDFAVVIKGINRQGITLRDDNPARVYHTQQPGPAGWQEGLDHFLS, encoded by the coding sequence ATGCCTTCACTGCGGGATACCTTTCTGATTTTTTCCGACCTGGATGGCTCGTTGCTGGATATTCATACCTATGACTGGCAACCCGCCATGCCCTGGCTGGACAGGCTGCAGGATAACCAGATTCCGATCATTCTCTGCAGCAGCAAAACCGCGGCAGAGATGCTGGATATTCAGCAGGATCTGGGGCTGGAAGGCCTGCCGTTTATTGCCGAGAACGGCGCGGTGATTCAGCCTGACGTGCGCTGGGACAATATCCAGCGTCAGATTAGAGGGATGACGCACCGGGATATTCGTCCGCGGATCGAGCAGATTCGCCTGCAGACGGGCTTTAAATTCACCACCTTTGACGATGTGGATGAGCACGTCATTAGCGAGTGGACCGGACTGACGCGCTACCGTTCGATGCTTGCCCGCAAGCACGAAGCCTCCGTCACGCTGATCTGGCGCGATACCGACGAGAACTTGCTTCAGTTTGAAGAGGAACTGGCGCACAGCGGCCTGCAATGCCTGCAGGGGGCGCGCTTCTGGCATATTCTGGACGCCCGCTGCGGTAAAGACGTGGCGGTTAACTGGCTGATTGAACGGTATCGCGAGCAGGAAGACATAGAACCCACCACGCTAGGGCTCGGCGACGGTCCCAACGATGCGCCGCTGCTCGACAGCATGGACTTCGCGGTGGTGATCAAGGGGATTAACCGCCAGGGCATCACGCTACGGGACGATAACCCCGCGCGGGTCTATCACACCCAACAGCCCGGGCCTGCGGGCTGGCAGGAGGGGCTGGATCATTTCCTGTCCTGA
- the fliO gene encoding flagellar biosynthetic protein FliO, translating to MKTQATVSQPSAVPGSPLLQVSGALFGIIAFILIAAWLAKRFGLAGKTAGARGLKVSASTTLGPRERVVIVEVDDARLVLGVTASNISVLHKLPPAPAVVDERAEAPADFQSVMKSLLKRSGRS from the coding sequence ATGAAAACCCAGGCAACAGTATCGCAACCTTCTGCCGTTCCCGGCTCGCCTCTGCTCCAGGTGAGCGGGGCGTTGTTCGGTATTATTGCCTTTATTCTTATCGCCGCCTGGCTGGCGAAGCGCTTTGGCCTGGCGGGGAAAACCGCCGGTGCCCGCGGGCTGAAGGTCAGCGCCAGCACCACGCTGGGGCCGCGTGAACGCGTGGTCATTGTCGAGGTGGACGATGCGCGCCTGGTCCTGGGCGTCACGGCGTCAAACATCAGCGTGTTACATAAACTGCCGCCCGCCCCTGCTGTGGTGGACGAGCGTGCAGAGGCCCCTGCGGATTTCCAGTCCGTGATGAAGAGTTTGCTTAAGCGTTCCGGGAGATCCTGA
- a CDS encoding YodC family protein: MVFLVSDEVKPKKGGPRMIVTGYSSGMVECRWHDGYSIKREAFREDELQPGDGQHKRDKA; this comes from the coding sequence ATGGTCTTTTTGGTCAGTGATGAAGTTAAGCCTAAAAAGGGCGGCCCACGTATGATCGTCACCGGGTATTCCAGCGGAATGGTGGAATGCCGGTGGCACGATGGCTATAGCATCAAGCGGGAAGCATTCCGTGAAGATGAGCTTCAGCCGGGGGACGGGCAGCACAAACGGGACAAGGCTTAA
- the fliI gene encoding flagellar protein export ATPase FliI — MTARLTRWLTTLDNFETKMAQLPSVRRYGRLTRATGLVLEATGLQLPLGATCVIERQDGLETREVESEVVGFNGQRLFLMPLEEVEGILPGARVYAKNTSGDGLQSGKQLPLGPALLGRVLDGSGKPLDGLPSPDTTETGALITQPFNPLQRTPIEHVLDTGVRPINALLTVGRGQRMGLFAGSGVGKSVLLGMMARYTQADVIVVGLIGERGREVKDFIENILGAEGRARSVVIAAPADVSPLLRMQGAAYATRIAEDFRDRGKHVLLIMDSLTRYAMAQREIALAIGEPPATKGYPPSVFAKLPALVERAGNGISGGGSITAFYTVLTEGDDQQDPIADSARAILDGHIVLSRRLAEAGHYPAIDIEASISRAMTALITEKHYARVRNFKQLLSSFQRNRDLVSVGAYAKGSDPMLDKAITLWPQLEAFLQQGIFERADWEDSIQALELIFPQV; from the coding sequence ATGACCGCACGCCTCACCCGCTGGCTCACCACGCTCGACAACTTTGAGACGAAGATGGCGCAACTGCCCTCTGTTCGTCGTTATGGGCGGCTGACGCGCGCCACCGGTCTGGTCCTGGAGGCCACCGGCCTGCAGCTTCCGCTGGGCGCGACCTGCGTGATTGAGCGTCAGGACGGTCTGGAAACGCGTGAAGTAGAAAGCGAAGTGGTCGGGTTCAACGGCCAGCGCCTGTTCCTGATGCCGCTTGAAGAGGTGGAAGGTATTCTGCCCGGCGCGCGCGTGTATGCCAAAAACACGTCCGGCGATGGGCTGCAAAGCGGGAAACAGCTGCCGCTTGGTCCTGCCCTGCTGGGTCGCGTGCTGGACGGCAGCGGGAAGCCGCTCGACGGGCTGCCCTCCCCGGACACTACCGAAACCGGCGCATTAATTACCCAGCCGTTTAACCCCCTGCAGCGTACCCCTATCGAGCATGTGCTCGACACCGGCGTGCGACCGATCAACGCCCTGCTGACCGTGGGACGCGGGCAACGTATGGGCCTCTTCGCCGGGTCAGGCGTGGGTAAATCCGTCCTGCTCGGCATGATGGCGCGCTACACCCAGGCGGACGTTATCGTCGTGGGCCTGATCGGCGAGCGCGGTCGTGAAGTAAAAGACTTTATTGAAAACATTCTGGGTGCGGAAGGCCGTGCCCGCTCGGTGGTCATTGCCGCACCGGCGGACGTGTCGCCGTTACTGCGTATGCAGGGGGCAGCCTATGCCACCCGCATCGCCGAAGATTTTCGTGACCGCGGCAAGCACGTGCTGCTGATCATGGATTCGCTGACCCGCTACGCGATGGCGCAGCGTGAAATCGCGCTGGCTATTGGTGAGCCACCGGCGACCAAAGGCTACCCGCCTTCGGTCTTCGCCAAACTCCCTGCCCTGGTGGAACGTGCGGGGAACGGCATCAGCGGCGGCGGCTCCATCACCGCGTTCTATACGGTGCTGACCGAAGGCGATGACCAGCAGGATCCGATTGCCGACTCCGCGCGCGCGATCCTTGACGGTCATATCGTGCTGTCTCGTCGTCTGGCCGAAGCCGGACACTATCCGGCGATAGATATTGAAGCCTCTATCAGCCGCGCGATGACCGCGCTGATAACCGAGAAACACTACGCCCGCGTGCGTAACTTTAAACAACTCCTCTCCAGCTTCCAGCGCAACCGCGATCTGGTCAGCGTGGGGGCGTATGCCAAAGGCAGCGACCCGATGCTCGACAAAGCGATTACCCTGTGGCCGCAGCTGGAGGCATTTTTGCAACAAGGCATTTTTGAACGTGCCGACTGGGAAGATTCAATTCAGGCTCTGGAGCTGATTTTCCCGCAGGTGTAA
- the dsrB gene encoding protein DsrB: MKVNDRVTVKTDGGPRRPGVVLAIEEFSEGTMYLVSLEDYPLGIWFFNELGHPDGIFVEKAD, translated from the coding sequence ATGAAGGTCAACGATCGGGTAACCGTTAAAACGGACGGTGGGCCGCGCCGCCCGGGTGTGGTGCTGGCAATTGAAGAGTTTAGCGAAGGTACAATGTACCTGGTATCACTGGAAGACTACCCGCTCGGCATTTGGTTTTTTAACGAACTGGGGCATCCGGACGGGATTTTTGTAGAGAAAGCAGACTAG
- the dgcQ gene encoding cellulose biosynthesis regulator diguanylate cyclase DgcQ: MQRDTFVVRQTFLQWLHKRSNPGRIVNLCFLIVLVFSTLLTWREVVVLEEAYISSQRNHLDTVASSLDRQLQNSVDRMLLFRQGMHDAIETPLAFDVLQDAVSRFNTVRMLPTWQLAVDKKRTLPINGVSDAFVDKTTLLNRDAERISHEISAALEVGYLLRLASSRAQTEARVIYVSRAGFFLSTDTPDRAGDITARYYNLVTQSWFTQQSERNNRARAVRWFISTPSSWTGDERTITASVPIYFDHYWYGVVAMDFTLDTMQRLLTDATEDRTEGEYQLYDTRLNMIATSAHAGSPVNQFDERETAQIAQAIEHDTGGGIRLGSRFITWERLDHFDGVVLRIHTLHEGVQDDFGSISIVLALLWALFTAMLLISWLVIRRMVSNMYTLQHSLQWQAWHDPLTRLNNRGALFDRAKLLAETCRQQSLPFSVIQIDLDYFKNINDRFGHQAGDKVLSHTAGVIASALRKNDVAGRVGGEEFCVVLPGLGLEEARGVAERIRCRINSKEILVKKSTTLRISASLGVSSADESGNYDFEQLQSVADARLYQAKQSGRNRVVWRDQDRK; this comes from the coding sequence GTGCAGCGCGATACCTTTGTTGTAAGACAAACTTTTTTGCAATGGCTGCATAAGCGTAGCAATCCGGGGCGGATTGTTAATCTCTGTTTTCTGATCGTTCTGGTGTTTTCCACGCTCCTGACCTGGCGTGAGGTGGTGGTGCTGGAAGAGGCGTACATCTCCAGCCAGCGCAACCATCTGGATACGGTGGCCAGTTCGCTGGACAGGCAGTTACAGAACAGCGTCGACAGGATGCTGTTATTTCGCCAGGGTATGCATGATGCAATCGAGACGCCGCTGGCCTTTGATGTCCTACAGGATGCGGTGTCACGCTTTAACACCGTCCGCATGCTCCCCACCTGGCAGCTCGCCGTTGATAAAAAGCGCACCCTTCCCATCAACGGGGTCTCGGATGCGTTCGTGGATAAAACCACGCTTCTGAATCGGGACGCTGAACGCATCAGTCATGAAATTTCTGCCGCGCTCGAAGTGGGGTATCTGCTCAGGCTGGCGTCATCGAGAGCGCAAACGGAAGCGCGGGTGATCTACGTCTCCCGCGCCGGATTTTTCCTTTCCACGGATACGCCGGATCGGGCGGGTGATATTACCGCCCGCTATTATAATCTGGTCACCCAGTCCTGGTTTACCCAGCAGTCAGAGCGTAACAACCGCGCCCGCGCCGTGCGCTGGTTTATCTCCACGCCTTCATCCTGGACCGGGGATGAACGCACGATCACCGCCAGCGTCCCCATCTATTTCGATCATTACTGGTACGGCGTCGTGGCGATGGATTTTACATTAGACACGATGCAGCGTCTGCTGACCGACGCGACGGAAGACCGGACGGAGGGGGAGTATCAGCTGTACGATACCCGGCTTAATATGATTGCTACCTCAGCCCACGCGGGAAGTCCGGTTAACCAGTTTGACGAACGCGAAACGGCGCAGATTGCCCAGGCGATTGAACATGATACCGGCGGCGGTATCCGCCTCGGGAGCCGGTTTATCACCTGGGAGCGGCTCGATCATTTCGATGGCGTCGTCCTGCGGATCCACACCCTGCACGAAGGGGTGCAGGACGACTTCGGCAGTATCAGCATTGTGCTGGCGCTGCTGTGGGCGCTCTTTACCGCCATGCTGTTGATCTCGTGGCTGGTGATCCGTCGGATGGTGAGTAACATGTATACGCTTCAGCACTCGCTCCAGTGGCAGGCCTGGCACGATCCGCTGACCCGATTGAATAATCGCGGCGCGCTGTTCGACCGCGCAAAATTGCTGGCGGAAACCTGTCGTCAGCAGTCGCTGCCGTTCTCGGTGATTCAGATCGATCTCGACTATTTTAAAAACATCAACGACCGTTTTGGCCATCAGGCCGGTGATAAGGTGCTTTCCCATACGGCAGGCGTGATTGCCAGCGCGTTACGCAAGAATGACGTGGCCGGACGCGTCGGTGGCGAAGAGTTTTGTGTTGTCCTTCCCGGTCTTGGTCTGGAGGAGGCGAGAGGCGTCGCCGAACGCATTCGTTGCCGAATCAACAGTAAGGAGATCCTGGTGAAGAAGAGCACAACCCTGCGCATCAGCGCGTCACTGGGCGTCAGCAGCGCGGATGAATCGGGCAATTACGATTTTGAACAGCTGCAGTCCGTGGCGGACGCCCGGCTGTATCAGGCCAAGCAGAGCGGGCGTAACCGGGTCGTGTGGCGGGATCAGGACAGGAAATGA
- the fliQ gene encoding flagellar biosynthesis protein FliQ, translating into MTPESVMMMGTEAMKIAIAVAAPLLLVALVTGLIISILQAATQINEMTLSFIPKIIAVFVAIIVAGPWMLNLLLDYMRNLFTNLPYIIG; encoded by the coding sequence ATGACACCCGAATCGGTCATGATGATGGGCACGGAGGCGATGAAAATCGCGATTGCCGTTGCCGCGCCGCTGCTGCTTGTCGCGCTGGTTACCGGTCTGATTATCAGTATTCTCCAGGCCGCCACGCAGATTAACGAAATGACGCTCTCATTCATCCCGAAAATCATCGCCGTGTTCGTGGCGATTATCGTGGCCGGGCCGTGGATGCTGAACCTGCTGCTGGACTATATGCGCAACCTGTTTACCAACCTGCCGTACATCATCGGCTGA
- the fliM gene encoding flagellar motor switch protein FliM: MGDSILSQAEIDALLNGDSDKSDDPQPGIGGDSDIRPYDPNTQRRVVRERLQALEIINERFARQFRMGLFNLLRRSPDITVGAIRIQPYHEFARNLPVPTNLNLIHLKPLRGTGLVVFSPSLVFIAVDNLFGGDGRFPTKVEGREFTHTEQRVINRMLKLALESYSDAWKAINPLEVEYVRSEMQVKFTNITTSPNDIVVNTPFHVEIGNLTGEFNICLPFSMIEPLRELLVNPPLENSRNEDQNWRENLVRQVQHSQLELVASFADIPLRLSQILKLQPGDVLPIEKPDRIIAHVDGVPVLTSQYGTINGQYALRVEHLINPILNSLNEEQPK, from the coding sequence ATGGGCGACAGTATTCTTTCTCAGGCAGAAATCGATGCGCTGCTCAACGGCGACAGCGATAAAAGTGATGATCCGCAACCGGGTATTGGCGGCGATAGCGATATTCGTCCCTATGACCCGAATACCCAGCGTCGCGTGGTACGTGAACGTCTGCAGGCGCTGGAGATCATTAACGAACGTTTTGCACGTCAGTTCCGTATGGGGCTGTTTAACCTGCTGCGTCGTAGCCCGGATATTACGGTGGGTGCGATCCGCATTCAGCCGTATCACGAGTTTGCCCGCAACCTGCCGGTGCCAACCAACCTTAACCTGATTCATCTGAAGCCGCTGCGCGGCACCGGTCTGGTGGTGTTTTCCCCAAGCCTGGTGTTCATCGCGGTGGATAACCTGTTCGGCGGCGACGGGCGTTTCCCGACCAAAGTAGAAGGTCGCGAATTCACCCACACCGAACAGCGCGTCATTAACCGCATGCTGAAGCTGGCGCTGGAGTCCTACAGCGACGCGTGGAAAGCGATTAACCCGCTGGAAGTGGAGTACGTCCGTTCTGAGATGCAGGTGAAATTTACCAATATCACCACCTCCCCGAACGATATCGTCGTGAACACGCCGTTCCACGTGGAGATCGGTAACCTGACCGGCGAGTTCAACATCTGCCTGCCGTTCAGCATGATCGAACCGCTGCGCGAGCTGCTGGTTAACCCGCCGCTGGAGAACTCCCGCAACGAAGACCAGAACTGGCGTGAAAATCTGGTCCGCCAGGTCCAGCATTCGCAGCTTGAGCTGGTGGCGAGCTTCGCCGATATCCCGCTGCGGTTATCTCAGATCCTGAAATTACAACCCGGTGATGTTTTGCCGATAGAAAAACCCGACCGCATTATTGCCCATGTGGATGGCGTACCCGTGCTGACAAGCCAGTACGGCACGATTAACGGTCAGTATGCGTTACGCGTTGAGCACTTGATCAACCCGATTTTGAATTCGCTGAATGAGGAACAGCCCAAATGA
- the fliJ gene encoding flagellar export protein FliJ — MAQNSALSTLKDLAEKEVDDAALQLGAMRRGCQQAEEQLKMLIDYQHEYRTNLNTDMTQGIGSQRWINYQQFIQTLEKAIDQHRQQLHQWTQKVDTALNFWREKKQRLQAWQTLQDRQIAATTLAENRLDQKKMDEFAQRASMRKPE; from the coding sequence ATGGCGCAAAACAGCGCGTTATCAACGCTGAAAGATCTGGCTGAAAAAGAAGTTGATGATGCCGCATTGCAGCTTGGCGCAATGCGACGCGGGTGCCAGCAGGCTGAAGAACAGTTGAAGATGTTAATCGACTATCAGCATGAATATCGCACCAACCTCAATACCGATATGACACAGGGCATTGGAAGCCAGCGCTGGATTAACTATCAGCAGTTTATCCAGACGCTGGAGAAGGCGATAGATCAGCATCGCCAGCAGCTACACCAGTGGACCCAGAAAGTCGATACCGCGCTGAATTTCTGGCGCGAGAAGAAGCAGCGACTGCAGGCCTGGCAGACCTTACAGGACCGACAGATTGCGGCAACGACCCTGGCGGAAAACCGCCTGGATCAGAAAAAAATGGATGAGTTTGCCCAGCGCGCATCAATGAGGAAACCGGAATGA
- the rcsA gene encoding transcriptional regulator RcsA — MSTIIMDLCSYTRLGLTGYLASRGVRKRDINDAHTVDELAAACDELKPGVVFINEDCFIHDPANSQHIKQIINQHPKTLFIVFMAIANIHFDEYLLVRKNLLISSKSIKPESLDDILGDYLNKEVKNVGAVNLPTLSLSRTESSMLRMWMAGQGTIQISDQMNIKAKTVSSHKGNIKRKIKTHNKQVIYHVVRLTDNVTNGIFVNMR; from the coding sequence ATGTCAACGATCATTATGGATTTATGCAGCTACACCCGGCTAGGGTTAACCGGGTACCTGGCAAGCAGAGGGGTAAGAAAGAGAGACATCAACGATGCACACACCGTTGACGAACTCGCAGCCGCTTGTGACGAACTAAAACCAGGCGTGGTGTTTATTAATGAGGACTGTTTCATTCACGATCCAGCCAACAGTCAGCACATTAAGCAAATCATTAATCAGCATCCAAAAACCCTGTTTATTGTTTTTATGGCGATCGCGAATATCCATTTCGATGAGTATTTGTTGGTCCGTAAAAATTTATTGATCAGTTCTAAATCGATTAAACCCGAGTCGCTGGATGACATTTTGGGTGATTATTTGAATAAAGAAGTTAAAAATGTAGGAGCGGTTAACTTACCCACCCTATCATTAAGCAGGACTGAATCAAGTATGCTGCGAATGTGGATGGCGGGACAAGGAACTATTCAGATCTCCGACCAGATGAATATTAAAGCGAAAACCGTTTCATCACACAAAGGAAATATTAAACGGAAAATTAAAACGCATAATAAGCAAGTGATCTACCACGTGGTACGCCTGACCGATAATGTGACGAACGGGATTTTCGTCAACATGCGTTAG